One genomic region from Quercus robur chromosome 4, dhQueRobu3.1, whole genome shotgun sequence encodes:
- the LOC126723144 gene encoding ubiquitin C-terminal hydrolase 12-like isoform X3, with amino-acid sequence MGSKSSEGFAITRTARHFRPTHFLLKIQSYSLLCETGVEKYESGVFEAGGHKWRLSLYPKGNKKMNGTDHISLYLSIVDTEKYSLGWEVYATFKLFVFDQIRDKFLTIQDAEGTIRRFHDIKMEWGFDKFLPLDSFNDLPNGYLVNDCCVFGAEVFVHERSAKRDYLSMIKEPSNRIMTWKIENYSTQQDKVPIYSRIYVVGDLKWKLLVYPKGIHDGANKAISVFLYSVDCVTPDLKIFAEFKLRIKDQINHKHAEEKAKYWFSAAFSDWGFSQLLLRKDLEDTSKGFLVDDTLIVEAEIMVMSIAK; translated from the exons ATGGGATCCAAGTCTAGCGAGGGATTCG CAATCACAAGAACAGCAAGACATTTTCGTCCAACTCATTTCTTACTTAAAATACAATCATACTCTTTATTGTGCGAGACTGGGGTGGAAAAATACGAGTCTGGTGTTTTTGAAGCTGGGGGGCACAAATG GAGGTTGTCTCTCTATCCAAAAGGAAACAAGAAAATGAATGGGACTGATCACATCTCCCTTTATTTGTCAATAGTTGATACAGAAAAGTATTCTCTTGGTTGGGAGGTTTATGCCACCTTCAAATTGTTCGTGTTTGATCAGATACGGGACAAGTTCTTGACCATTCAAG ATGCTGAAGGGACGATTAGAAGATTCCATGACATTAAGATGGAATGGGGCTTTGACAAATTTCTCCCTCTTGATTCTTTCAATGATCTTCCTAATGGATACCTTGTCAATGATTGTTGTGTATTTGGTGCTGAGGTTTTTGTTCATGAACGTAGTGCCAAACGAGACTATTTGTCCATGATAAAAGAACCTTCTAACCGAATTATGACTTGGAAGATTGAAAACTATTCAACACAACAAGATAAAGTACCCATTTATTCCCGCATATACGTTGTTGGAGATTTAAAATg GAAACTACTGGTTTATCCCAAGGGAATTCATGACGGAGCTAACAAAGCCATTTCCGTCTTCCTCTACTCAGTTGATTGTGTTACACCAGACCTCAAAATTTTTGCAGAATTCAAGCTGCGGATAAAGGACCAAATCAACCATAAACATGCAGAAGAAAAAg CTAAATACTGGTTCTCTGCCGCATTTAGCGACTGGGGTTTTTCGCAACTTTTGCTTCGAAAAGATCTTGAAGATACATCCAAGGGGTTTCTTGTTGATGATACCTTGATTGTAGAAGCAGAAATTATGGTTATGTCTATTGCAAAGTAG